The stretch of DNA CGTCGAACCCGACAACGGCGACGTGGCCGTCGAGTCGACGGTCGACAGCGAAGTCGCGCTCGAACGGCGGGTGCGCGAGGCGTATCTCGACGGTGTGGAGACGAACGTAGCTATGGGCGACCGGGTGCGGGAGGCGTTCGAGGCCGCCGGACTGGTCGACGTAACCACGCGCCGGCACTACCACCGGAAGGTGATCGAACCGCCGTACGACGAGGCCGACCTGGCGGACGCGACGCGGAAGGCGACGGGCGCGGGACTGGCGGACCACGAGACGGAGCTCCGGCGGGCGGTCGGCGACGAGTACGACGACCTGCGGGCGGCGTGGCGGGAGATGGGCCGCGAGGTGGTCGCGGCGATGCGGGCGGAGACGTACCGCCGGGCCGAGGTGGTCCCGTTCGACGTGACCGTCGGGCGCGTGCCGGCCGGCCGGGAATTCAAATAGGAACGGGGGGCCAGCGGACCCGTGTCCTGACCCTCGTCGCGAGGCGGGTCGCGGGTGTGTGACGCCACCGCCTCGCGCGAAGCCCCGGCGTCACCTGTCCGCCCGTGTCTCACACCACGTCGCCACGCACCGTCCGTCCCGTCGCCTCGGCGCGGCGTTCCCGGAGGGCGTCCGCCGCCTCGGCGGCCGCCGCCTCGTCGAGTCCCAGCATCTCCAAGGCCCCCGAAAGGGTGGGGAAGGCGAGTTCGCCGCCGCGGAGTTTCGCCATCGCCTCGTCGTCGCGTCGGCCGTCGGCGTAGAGACAGACGCCGCGTGGATCGAGGATTTCGCCGTAGGCCTCCCGGGCCATCGCGCCCTTCAGTCGCTGGGTGACGTTGTCCGAAAAGGAGGCGTTGCACACCTCCAGGTGAACCGGTTCGTCGTCGTTCACGAGGTGGGCGGCGAGACAGCGCTCCGGCGCCGCATGCCCGTTGTCGTTCGCGCGGAGGTGGTCCGGGTTCGCCTCGGCCCAGTCGGCGTCGACGGTTCTGCCGACGCCCGCGACGCCGTAGCGCTCCTCGAACGCGGCCGCACGGTCGGCGTCGCCGCGCATGAGGAGGTCCTTCGTAACGTACACGTCGAGGCGGTCGATCGGGTCGAGGCCGAGGGCCACGTCGCCGTACACCCACACCTCGCGGACGGGAACGGGGAGGCGGGCGTCGCCGGCGGCGGCCCGAGCCACGCAGTCGACGATGTCGGCGGCCCGGTCCAGCGCCGTGTCTCGGTTCATCACGCGCCTTTGCGGCCAAGCGTTCAAAACGGTTGCTACCAACGGGCGTCGAGGCCGTCACGGCGGCGGCGGGGCCGACGCGGACGCCCCTCCCGATCGGTCACTGGCCGTTCGACGCCCAGTATACGGTCGCCGAGCGGTTCGTCCGACGCGAGGGAGTCGTCCGCGAGCGCCGGTGAGTCGGAGCGAAGCCTTCGGCTTCGGGGAGACGAAACCGTGATACGGCCCGCCCGGCAAGGACGCGCCGATGGAGTGTGACAGGTGCGGCCGCGA from Haloplanus salinus encodes:
- a CDS encoding methyltransferase domain-containing protein, giving the protein MRNFSADYLRRTRAGLWASRDALTALELPSREGILDVGCGTGELTRVLAEEAGDDCTVVGVDADPSLLRVAREETGLPVVVGDALRLPVRDGSFDLVACQALLVNLPDPTAALREFRRVAGEAVAAVEPDNGDVAVESTVDSEVALERRVREAYLDGVETNVAMGDRVREAFEAAGLVDVTTRRHYHRKVIEPPYDEADLADATRKATGAGLADHETELRRAVGDEYDDLRAAWREMGREVVAAMRAETYRRAEVVPFDVTVGRVPAGREFK
- a CDS encoding DUF7095 family protein, whose protein sequence is MNRDTALDRAADIVDCVARAAAGDARLPVPVREVWVYGDVALGLDPIDRLDVYVTKDLLMRGDADRAAAFEERYGVAGVGRTVDADWAEANPDHLRANDNGHAAPERCLAAHLVNDDEPVHLEVCNASFSDNVTQRLKGAMAREAYGEILDPRGVCLYADGRRDDEAMAKLRGGELAFPTLSGALEMLGLDEAAAAEAADALRERRAEATGRTVRGDVV